Proteins encoded together in one Synechococcus sp. BL107 window:
- a CDS encoding YebC/PmpR family DNA-binding transcriptional regulator, whose translation MAGHSKWSQIKRTKAVVDSKRGALFTRLGREIMVAARAGSDPAGNFQLRTAINKARAAAMPASNIDRAIAKGSGQGGEGAQLEDVRYEGYGPGGMAVMVEALTDNRNRTAADLRLAFSKNGGNLGENGCVAYLFEHRSEVSIKTEAGSEERLLESLLDLDADGYELNDAATATIFGPFAALEGLQDGLRQQGWEVQEWGHQWATTTNVSISDPATAQSCLNLLDALEGLDDVRSVSANLEIKTELEID comes from the coding sequence ATGGCCGGCCACAGCAAATGGTCCCAGATCAAGCGCACCAAAGCGGTGGTTGATTCCAAGCGCGGGGCCCTGTTTACCCGGCTTGGACGAGAGATCATGGTGGCCGCGCGAGCTGGGAGCGACCCGGCTGGGAACTTTCAACTACGAACCGCCATCAACAAAGCCAGGGCGGCAGCGATGCCGGCCTCCAATATTGATCGAGCCATCGCCAAGGGATCAGGCCAAGGCGGAGAAGGAGCCCAACTCGAGGACGTTCGCTACGAGGGATACGGCCCTGGCGGCATGGCCGTCATGGTTGAAGCCCTCACCGACAATCGCAACCGCACAGCAGCAGATCTACGGCTCGCCTTCAGCAAAAACGGCGGAAATCTTGGCGAGAACGGATGCGTGGCGTACCTGTTCGAGCATCGCAGCGAAGTGAGCATCAAAACGGAGGCCGGTAGCGAAGAGCGCTTACTGGAGAGCCTGCTCGACCTTGATGCTGATGGCTACGAGCTCAATGATGCAGCGACGGCCACCATTTTTGGACCATTTGCAGCCCTTGAAGGCCTTCAAGATGGCTTACGACAGCAGGGCTGGGAGGTCCAAGAGTGGGGGCACCAGTGGGCTACAACCACCAACGTGTCGATTAGCGATCCCGCTACGGCCCAGAGTTGTCTGAACCTGCTTGATGCCCTGGAAGGCCTCGATGATGTCCGCAGCGTTAGCGCCAATCTGGAGATCAAAACCGAGCTAGAGATCGACTGA
- the kaiC gene encoding circadian clock protein KaiC: MQFPPASGQSQMQVQKLATGIEGFDDVCHGGLPIGRSTLISGTSGSGKTVLSLHFLHNGIKHFEEPGIFVTFEESPLDILRNAASFGWNLQEMVEQDKLFILDASPDPDGQDVAGSFDLSGLIERINYAIRKYKAKRVVIDSITAVFQQYDAVFVVRREIFRLIARLKEIGVTTVMTTERIDEYGPIARYGVEEFVSDNVVILRNVLEGERRRRTVEILKLRGTTHMKGEFPFTMGAHGISIFPLGAMRLTQRSSNVRVSSGVPRLDEMCGGGFFKDSIILATGATGTGKTMLVSKFIEDACRNKERAILFAYEESRAQLMRNGTSWGIDFEQMEQDGLLKIICAYPESTGLEDHLQIIKTEISEFKPSRMAIDSLSALARGVSHNAFRQFVIGVTGYAKQEEIAGFFTNTSEEFMGSHSITDSHISTITDTILLLQYVEIRGEMARALNVFKMRGSWHDKGIREFVITGNGPQIKDSFSNFERIISGVPHRVSTDERSELSRIAKSVSSDD; this comes from the coding sequence ATGCAATTTCCTCCCGCTAGCGGTCAGTCACAGATGCAGGTACAAAAGCTCGCGACGGGGATTGAGGGCTTTGATGATGTTTGTCACGGTGGACTTCCCATTGGGCGCAGCACCCTGATCAGTGGAACGTCAGGCAGCGGTAAAACGGTTTTATCGCTTCACTTTCTCCATAACGGAATCAAGCATTTCGAAGAGCCAGGGATCTTCGTCACCTTCGAAGAATCACCGCTCGACATCTTGCGGAATGCAGCCAGCTTTGGCTGGAATCTTCAGGAGATGGTGGAACAGGACAAGCTGTTCATTTTGGATGCCTCTCCTGATCCAGATGGTCAGGATGTGGCCGGCAGCTTTGACCTCTCGGGTCTGATTGAGCGAATCAATTATGCGATTCGCAAATACAAAGCGAAGCGGGTTGTCATCGACTCGATTACTGCGGTGTTCCAGCAGTACGACGCTGTGTTTGTGGTGCGTCGTGAAATTTTCCGCCTGATTGCTCGGCTGAAGGAAATTGGTGTCACCACGGTGATGACGACCGAACGCATTGATGAGTACGGACCCATCGCTCGTTACGGCGTGGAAGAGTTCGTTTCCGACAATGTCGTGATTCTCCGCAACGTGCTGGAGGGAGAACGCCGACGACGCACGGTGGAGATCCTCAAATTGCGTGGCACCACGCATATGAAAGGGGAGTTCCCGTTCACGATGGGTGCCCATGGCATCAGCATTTTCCCCTTGGGTGCGATGCGACTCACCCAACGGTCATCCAACGTGCGGGTGAGCTCTGGAGTGCCCCGCTTGGATGAGATGTGCGGTGGTGGATTCTTTAAAGACTCGATCATCTTGGCCACTGGCGCAACGGGCACTGGCAAGACGATGTTGGTGTCGAAGTTTATTGAAGATGCATGCCGTAATAAGGAACGAGCCATTCTTTTTGCCTATGAAGAGTCCCGTGCACAGTTGATGCGGAATGGCACCAGCTGGGGGATCGATTTTGAACAAATGGAGCAGGATGGTCTGCTGAAGATCATTTGCGCTTATCCAGAATCCACAGGGTTAGAAGATCATCTTCAAATCATCAAAACGGAAATCAGTGAGTTCAAGCCTTCTCGAATGGCCATTGATTCGTTGTCTGCGTTGGCCCGTGGTGTGAGCCATAACGCGTTCCGTCAATTTGTAATTGGCGTTACTGGCTATGCAAAACAGGAAGAAATTGCAGGTTTTTTCACGAATACTTCTGAGGAGTTTATGGGGAGTCATTCAATCACTGATTCCCATATCTCCACGATTACGGACACCATTTTGTTGCTTCAATACGTTGAGATTCGCGGTGAAATGGCCCGCGCTCTCAATGTGTTCAAGATGCGTGGTTCTTGGCACGACAAGGGTATTCGCGAATTTGTGATCACTGGAAATGGCCCACAAATTAAAGACTCTTTCTCCAATTTTGAGAGAATTATTTCTGGTGTTCCCCATCGCGTCTCCACCGATGAACGCAGCGAACTCTCTCGAATCGCCAAGAGTGTTTCTTCGGACGACTAA
- a CDS encoding Nif11-like leader peptide family natural product precursor, giving the protein MALDQLKAFLLKMQNDASLKQTVLAASTADDVAKIGSSIGFEFSGDELLRFSGKKVGRVTVSKQETPGEYN; this is encoded by the coding sequence ATGGCTCTTGACCAGCTGAAAGCCTTTCTCCTCAAGATGCAGAACGATGCATCGCTCAAGCAAACCGTGCTTGCGGCTTCAACAGCGGACGATGTTGCAAAAATCGGCAGCTCCATCGGCTTCGAGTTCTCAGGAGACGAGTTGCTGCGTTTCTCAGGCAAAAAAGTGGGACGAGTCACCGTGTCGAAACAGGAAACCCCGGGCGAATACAACTGA
- a CDS encoding Nif11-like leader peptide family RiPP precursor: protein MSMKQLVSFMSRVQSNDSLRSEIQHCGDDNNCVLKVAAKHGHKFSSASLSRWQRDHH, encoded by the coding sequence ATGTCGATGAAGCAATTGGTGTCGTTCATGTCTCGAGTGCAAAGCAACGACTCGCTGCGCTCCGAAATTCAACACTGCGGTGACGACAACAACTGTGTTTTGAAGGTGGCCGCGAAACATGGCCACAAATTTTCTTCAGCGAGCTTGTCCCGCTGGCAGCGGGACCATCACTAA
- a CDS encoding bifunctional 2-polyprenyl-6-hydroxyphenol methylase/3-demethylubiquinol 3-O-methyltransferase UbiG, whose product MQELRSSREVNVDGFLRDALQVKAHLARYLSLSLEELETRLPSSTDDLADLHPGAFRPEDATEFYEDKVGTGHLLELAAWHLSSADYIADTLRLQGMAARGQVLDFGGGIGTHALSAAALRAVDHVWFVDLNPHNQAFVQQRAEVMGLTHKLSVHRDLESTGDVCFDAVVCLDVLEHLPDPSVQLREFHRRMAPNAIALLNWYFFKGHNGEYPFHFDEPALIDCFFRTLQGQFLEVFHPLLITARLYEKI is encoded by the coding sequence ATGCAAGAGCTCCGCAGCAGTCGGGAGGTGAACGTGGATGGTTTCTTGAGAGATGCGTTGCAGGTGAAAGCCCACCTCGCCCGTTATCTCTCCTTGTCGTTGGAGGAACTGGAAACGCGTCTACCCAGCAGCACGGATGATCTGGCTGATCTCCACCCAGGTGCGTTTCGTCCTGAGGATGCAACGGAGTTTTATGAAGACAAAGTAGGTACGGGGCATCTACTTGAGTTGGCGGCCTGGCACCTTTCCAGTGCTGACTACATCGCAGACACCTTGAGATTGCAAGGGATGGCGGCGCGGGGCCAGGTGCTCGACTTTGGTGGTGGCATCGGAACCCATGCCCTATCTGCTGCAGCGTTGCGAGCGGTAGATCATGTGTGGTTTGTGGATTTAAACCCGCACAATCAGGCCTTTGTTCAACAACGTGCCGAGGTGATGGGACTAACCCACAAACTTTCCGTGCATCGGGATCTTGAGAGCACCGGTGATGTTTGTTTTGACGCTGTGGTTTGTCTGGATGTTTTGGAGCATTTGCCGGATCCATCGGTGCAATTGCGTGAGTTCCACCGACGGATGGCCCCGAACGCCATTGCGCTCCTTAACTGGTATTTCTTCAAAGGGCATAACGGCGAATATCCCTTTCACTTCGATGAGCCAGCACTCATCGATTGTTTCTTTCGAACCCTGCAGGGTCAGTTTCTTGAAGTATTTCACCCCTTATTAATCACCGCCAGGTTGTACGAAAAAATTTAA
- the psbV gene encoding photosystem II cytochrome c-550 has translation MVSVFSSLRQSFKGLLVLVPVLIGLAFISPAEAVQWDAETLTVPVNPDGAEVTFTDREINAGRKVFNTSCGTCHAGGITKTNQNVGLDPETLALATPARDNVEALVDYMKDPTSYDGEYSISDVHPSMRSAELYPAMRDLDDEDLRLMAGYILVSPKVQGSSWGGGKIYF, from the coding sequence ATGGTCTCTGTTTTCTCCTCTTTGCGGCAGTCCTTCAAAGGACTCCTCGTTCTTGTGCCGGTGTTGATCGGCCTGGCGTTCATATCCCCTGCAGAAGCAGTGCAATGGGATGCCGAGACACTCACGGTTCCAGTGAATCCCGATGGCGCAGAGGTGACCTTCACAGATCGCGAGATCAATGCAGGACGGAAGGTCTTCAACACCAGCTGCGGTACTTGCCACGCCGGAGGGATCACGAAAACCAACCAAAACGTTGGCCTCGACCCAGAAACCCTGGCGTTGGCCACACCAGCCCGCGACAACGTCGAAGCGTTGGTGGATTACATGAAGGATCCCACCTCTTACGACGGTGAATACAGCATTTCCGACGTTCACCCCAGCATGCGCAGTGCTGAGCTGTACCCAGCGATGCGCGATCTCGATGACGAAGACCTACGCCTGATGGCTGGCTACATCCTTGTATCCCCGAAAGTGCAAGGATCCTCATGGGGTGGCGGCAAGATTTACTTCTAA
- the truB gene encoding tRNA pseudouridine(55) synthase TruB: MPPLDGPFGFVVIDKPAGLTSHACVSRMRRSYGLRRVGHGGTLDPAVTGVLPIALGPATRLLPYLPGEKTYRGVIQLGTRSSSDDLQGEILETLPWPELSDQACLEALAPFQGTIQQHPPQVSAVHVDGERAHARARRGESMDLPARTVTIERLDLLDWDPRSGRLWIEVHCTAGTYIRALARDLGETLGCGGCLATLTRTQALGFHLAQAHPLPESDGNTDLPEPLSPLTALQTLPKRTLTVSETIDWRCGRRLGQGEGLETSLKDGDAVVVCNADGSIAGMGLAEANQQLRPKVVFDAAG; this comes from the coding sequence ATGCCCCCCCTGGACGGTCCATTTGGCTTTGTGGTCATCGACAAACCCGCCGGACTGACATCCCATGCCTGCGTCAGTCGCATGCGGCGAAGCTATGGCCTCCGGCGAGTTGGCCATGGCGGCACCCTCGATCCAGCCGTCACGGGCGTTTTACCCATTGCCCTCGGACCAGCAACGCGTCTACTGCCCTACTTACCCGGCGAGAAAACCTATCGGGGAGTGATTCAACTGGGCACTCGCAGCAGCAGTGATGACCTTCAAGGCGAGATCTTGGAGACCCTTCCATGGCCGGAACTCAGTGACCAAGCCTGTCTCGAGGCACTCGCGCCCTTCCAGGGAACGATTCAACAACATCCACCGCAGGTTTCAGCCGTCCATGTGGATGGGGAACGGGCCCATGCAAGAGCTCGCCGCGGAGAATCGATGGACCTACCCGCGAGAACCGTCACCATCGAACGACTCGACCTGCTCGATTGGGACCCGAGATCGGGTCGCCTTTGGATCGAGGTGCACTGCACGGCCGGAACGTATATCCGTGCACTTGCCCGAGATCTCGGGGAAACCCTGGGCTGCGGTGGCTGCTTAGCAACACTGACCCGCACCCAAGCTCTCGGCTTTCACTTGGCCCAAGCCCATCCCTTGCCGGAATCCGATGGCAATACGGATCTGCCCGAACCCCTATCTCCTTTGACAGCCCTGCAAACGCTGCCAAAACGGACTCTCACCGTTAGCGAAACCATCGACTGGCGCTGTGGCCGGCGACTCGGTCAGGGGGAAGGCCTGGAAACAAGCCTGAAGGATGGTGATGCGGTGGTGGTCTGCAATGCCGATGGCAGCATTGCGGGAATGGGATTAGCCGAGGCGAACCAGCAACTACGGCCCAAGGTGGTATTCGACGCCGCCGGTTAA
- a CDS encoding circadian clock protein KaiA gives MARPALTVALLLSSSALVDLCRQWLPANRYESVVLSVGDNEGLATTLAPRHDDFDAVVIEQNLLDSDAREDLLKAGLLFPAVIVGEVKGHVDYHQEELHLPEDQLAQLGYNVDAAISRFLRQGRADGRQEDTATKAVGSLSRRLQERLGYLGVFYKRDPSRFLGSLAPDERRELIESLHRTYRDLLLSYFGDPAAANQALESFVNTAFFSDLPITRTVEIHVNLIDEYWKKLRLEGHKNDFLQDYRLALLDVMAHLCEMYRRSIPPDIPLPGEASNRPSVAVDQPMSSEELL, from the coding sequence ATGGCCCGGCCGGCCCTCACTGTTGCTCTTTTGCTGAGTTCCTCCGCTCTGGTGGATCTATGTCGTCAATGGTTGCCTGCCAATCGTTATGAGTCGGTGGTGTTGTCCGTTGGGGACAACGAAGGTCTTGCGACCACGTTGGCCCCCCGGCACGACGACTTTGATGCGGTTGTCATCGAGCAGAATTTGCTGGATAGCGACGCGCGGGAGGATTTGTTGAAAGCAGGCCTCCTATTCCCTGCCGTCATCGTTGGCGAGGTGAAAGGCCATGTGGACTATCACCAGGAGGAATTGCATCTCCCAGAGGATCAACTCGCACAACTGGGATACAACGTTGATGCGGCGATTTCACGTTTTTTGCGTCAGGGCCGTGCGGATGGTCGGCAGGAAGATACGGCTACGAAAGCTGTTGGTAGTTTGTCCCGCCGCTTGCAGGAACGGCTCGGCTATCTCGGCGTGTTTTACAAGCGGGATCCATCCCGTTTTCTCGGCAGCCTCGCTCCCGATGAGCGCCGGGAATTAATCGAGTCGCTCCATCGCACCTACAGGGATTTATTGCTGAGCTACTTCGGCGATCCAGCGGCCGCGAATCAGGCGCTCGAGAGTTTCGTGAACACGGCTTTTTTTAGCGATCTGCCGATTACGCGCACGGTGGAAATCCACGTGAACTTGATCGATGAGTATTGGAAGAAGTTGCGGCTCGAGGGTCATAAAAACGACTTTCTGCAGGATTACCGCCTTGCACTCCTTGATGTCATGGCGCATTTGTGTGAGATGTACAGACGTTCGATCCCTCCTGATATTCCTTTGCCTGGTGAGGCGTCAAACCGTCCGTCCGTCGCAGTTGATCAGCCCATGTCCTCTGAGGAGTTGTTATGA
- a CDS encoding glucosamine-6-phosphate deaminase, with product MLRFPRQLQRYDSAAVCCDRLAERLEAHVRQWLSMPLAQRRPLGLATGRTMEPLYAALVQRLRLWSAQDLDELRRRWSSFNLDEYLGLPAGDPCRYSTYMHRHLGEPLLLRPETLHLPNGSAADADGAAQSYAAELNACGGVGVQLLGLGNNGHVGFNEPPTTADQACHVVDLSDATRRQNSGLFGGDPAAVPAQAITLGLHEILAADEIHLVVTGAVKADILEQLLTLPAPQPGLPASWLLNHPYVWLWTDADAMDHSLASRHA from the coding sequence TTGTTGCGGTTCCCCCGACAGCTTCAGCGGTATGACAGCGCTGCGGTTTGTTGCGATCGATTAGCCGAGCGCCTTGAAGCCCATGTGCGTCAGTGGCTCTCGATGCCTTTGGCCCAGAGACGGCCCCTGGGATTGGCGACTGGACGAACGATGGAGCCGCTGTATGCAGCCCTAGTGCAGCGCCTGAGGCTCTGGTCTGCTCAGGATCTCGATGAGCTGCGTCGGCGATGGTCCAGCTTCAATTTGGACGAATATTTGGGTTTACCGGCTGGAGATCCATGTCGTTACAGCACATATATGCATCGTCATCTCGGCGAGCCATTACTGCTGCGGCCTGAGACGTTGCATCTACCCAATGGAAGCGCCGCTGATGCTGATGGTGCTGCGCAGTCTTATGCAGCTGAGTTGAATGCATGCGGCGGTGTGGGAGTTCAACTTTTGGGCTTGGGAAACAATGGGCATGTGGGCTTCAATGAACCCCCCACAACGGCTGATCAGGCTTGTCACGTGGTGGATCTATCGGATGCCACCCGGCGACAAAATTCAGGACTTTTTGGGGGAGATCCTGCGGCGGTGCCAGCTCAGGCGATCACCCTTGGCCTCCATGAAATTTTGGCGGCGGACGAAATTCATTTAGTGGTGACAGGCGCTGTCAAAGCTGACATCCTCGAGCAACTGTTGACCTTGCCGGCCCCTCAGCCAGGGTTACCTGCGAGCTGGTTGTTGAATCACCCCTATGTGTGGCTGTGGACTGACGCCGATGCCATGGATCACTCCTTAGCCTCACGCCACGCATAG
- the rpmA gene encoding 50S ribosomal protein L27 — MAHKKGTGSTRNGRDSNSKRLGVKAYGGESVTAGSILIRQRGTSVLPGVNVGKGKDDTLFALTDGFVKFESIKRGLRNRKRINITASV, encoded by the coding sequence ATGGCTCATAAGAAAGGCACAGGCTCCACAAGAAACGGCCGCGATTCCAATTCCAAACGGCTGGGCGTTAAGGCCTACGGCGGTGAATCCGTCACCGCCGGATCCATCCTGATTCGCCAACGCGGCACATCCGTTTTGCCCGGCGTCAACGTTGGCAAGGGAAAAGACGACACCCTGTTTGCCCTCACCGACGGTTTCGTGAAATTCGAAAGCATCAAGCGAGGCTTGCGCAACCGCAAACGCATCAACATCACCGCTTCAGTGTGA
- the kaiB gene encoding circadian clock protein KaiB, with product MSPRKTYILKLYVAGNTPNSMRALKTLRNILETEFRGVYALKVIDVLKNPQLAEDDKILATPTLAKILPPPVRRIIGDLSDRERVLIGLDLLYDELSDNMLSSSFLDDSDEESAPATSDS from the coding sequence ATGAGTCCACGCAAGACCTACATCCTGAAGCTTTACGTCGCAGGTAACACTCCAAATTCGATGCGAGCGTTGAAAACCCTGCGCAACATTCTCGAAACCGAATTTCGGGGTGTCTATGCGCTCAAGGTGATTGATGTGCTGAAGAACCCACAATTGGCGGAAGACGACAAAATTTTGGCAACTCCGACCTTGGCCAAGATTTTGCCGCCGCCGGTCCGTCGCATTATTGGCGACTTGTCCGATCGTGAAAGGGTTTTGATTGGTTTAGATCTGTTGTACGACGAGCTTTCGGACAACATGTTGTCGTCGAGTTTTCTCGACGACTCGGATGAAGAAAGCGCTCCAGCCACGTCGGATTCTTAA
- a CDS encoding SpoIID/LytB domain-containing protein, with protein MARGGTLKSLRLHVVRIASVVLAGLATATLLGSAQQAMPMEREPQMRVLLHEGPKLLLRADKAQWMQVRGFGGGVRRLQRLQLEEARGSVVAVLDGKRHRLASSTVLTVQNDDPRGIWLDSRRYRGEFQISCRGGQLRVVNALGIETYLTSVVGSEMPHHWPLAALKAQAVAARTYALRQRNRGGGWDVKATVASQVYQGVEAETASTRQAVADTRSLVLVHRGKLINAVFHSSSGGVTESSGMVWSKQLPYLVSVPDHDQHSPVHRWQERFASSGLRQRLPETGGVNRVDVTSRSASGRVRQARLEGPRGSLVLTGRELRQRLGLKSTLVTFEMVSADAAQPSRHSTLLARRTASSIGSRSRIDRITASVARSAISAPSPTTSFLVAPPPPPPVLSSPMRSRSFRFRASRFNKRRGLSVGGLQLLVRGQGYGHGVGMSQWGAHGLAEQGADFRTILSHYYRGAAVLPFQPHYDPALAWQPHPASGWWG; from the coding sequence ATGGCCAGAGGCGGCACACTGAAAAGCCTTCGGTTGCACGTGGTGCGGATCGCTTCAGTTGTGCTGGCGGGATTGGCGACAGCGACTCTGTTGGGCTCGGCTCAGCAAGCGATGCCGATGGAACGGGAGCCTCAGATGCGGGTTCTGTTGCATGAGGGACCAAAACTGTTGCTCAGGGCGGATAAGGCGCAGTGGATGCAGGTACGTGGCTTCGGTGGAGGTGTGCGCCGGCTTCAAAGGCTGCAGTTAGAGGAAGCCCGGGGGAGCGTTGTGGCTGTTCTGGACGGGAAACGCCACCGCTTGGCTTCAAGCACGGTTTTGACGGTGCAGAACGATGACCCTCGGGGAATCTGGTTGGACTCCCGTCGCTATCGGGGTGAATTCCAAATCAGTTGTCGGGGAGGGCAATTACGGGTTGTGAATGCGCTGGGAATTGAGACGTATCTCACCAGCGTTGTGGGGAGTGAGATGCCCCACCATTGGCCCTTGGCCGCTTTGAAAGCCCAGGCCGTCGCCGCTCGAACGTATGCCCTTCGTCAGCGCAATCGCGGTGGTGGCTGGGATGTGAAGGCCACCGTGGCGAGTCAGGTGTACCAGGGTGTTGAAGCTGAAACCGCCAGCACCCGTCAGGCGGTGGCCGATACCCGTTCGTTGGTGCTGGTCCATCGCGGCAAATTGATCAATGCGGTGTTTCACAGCAGTTCGGGTGGTGTCACGGAATCCAGCGGGATGGTCTGGAGCAAGCAGCTTCCTTATCTCGTGAGCGTCCCAGACCATGACCAACACAGTCCGGTCCATCGATGGCAGGAACGCTTTGCTTCGTCAGGCTTGCGCCAACGCCTCCCAGAAACCGGCGGCGTGAACCGGGTGGATGTCACCAGTCGGAGTGCGAGTGGTCGTGTGCGACAGGCCAGGCTGGAAGGACCTCGCGGATCCCTGGTGCTGACCGGTCGCGAGTTGCGCCAGCGTTTGGGCCTCAAAAGCACATTGGTGACCTTTGAGATGGTCTCTGCTGACGCGGCCCAGCCTTCCAGGCATTCCACCCTTTTGGCCCGTCGTACGGCTTCATCGATTGGATCGAGATCCCGGATTGACCGCATCACAGCGTCAGTGGCCAGGTCGGCAATCAGCGCCCCTTCCCCAACAACCTCGTTCTTGGTAGCCCCGCCGCCTCCGCCGCCGGTGCTGTCGAGTCCGATGCGCTCTCGGTCATTCCGATTTCGAGCGTCGCGGTTTAACAAGCGTCGCGGTTTATCGGTGGGTGGATTGCAACTTTTAGTGCGTGGTCAGGGGTATGGCCACGGGGTTGGGATGAGCCAATGGGGTGCCCATGGGCTGGCGGAGCAGGGGGCCGATTTCCGCACAATCTTGAGTCATTATTACCGAGGAGCGGCTGTGCTTCCCTTCCAACCCCACTACGATCCAGCCCTCGCTTGGCAGCCCCATCCGGCGTCAGGCTGGTGGGGTTGA
- the rnz gene encoding ribonuclease Z, with amino-acid sequence MQVTFLGTSSGVPTRARNVSAVALRLPQRSEMWLFDCGEGTQHQFLRSELRLSQLRRVFVTHMHGDHVFGLPGLLASLGLAGNSNEGVDLYGPDPLESYLNGVLRTSSTRIGYPLKVHRVHDCAENGTLVYEDDDLMVRCTPLTHRVPAYAYRVDQKPLAGRFDIAKAKDLQIPPGPIYAQLKQGDTVTLEDGRIIDGTTLCGPERPGVSVVYCTDTVFCEAAVDLAQGADLLIHESTFAHQESEMAYQKMHSTSTMAAQTAAEANVGQLVLTHLSPRYAHGNAVTPEDLLKEAQAIFPNTCLAKDFLTLEVKPRCNSL; translated from the coding sequence TTGCAGGTCACCTTTCTGGGAACAAGTTCAGGCGTTCCCACCCGGGCCCGCAACGTATCGGCTGTAGCGCTGCGTCTGCCACAGCGATCGGAGATGTGGTTGTTCGACTGTGGCGAGGGAACCCAGCATCAGTTTTTGCGGAGCGAACTTCGGCTCTCGCAGCTCAGACGGGTCTTCGTGACCCATATGCACGGCGATCACGTGTTCGGCCTTCCAGGCCTTCTTGCCAGCCTTGGCTTGGCTGGCAACAGCAACGAAGGCGTCGACCTGTACGGCCCTGATCCTCTCGAGAGCTATCTCAACGGAGTACTGCGCACCAGCTCCACCCGGATCGGCTACCCCCTCAAGGTGCACCGCGTCCACGACTGCGCAGAGAACGGAACCCTCGTGTACGAAGACGACGATCTGATGGTTCGCTGTACTCCGCTCACCCATCGCGTTCCGGCCTATGCCTATCGGGTGGACCAAAAACCGCTAGCCGGCCGATTCGATATCGCCAAGGCAAAGGACCTACAAATCCCACCCGGACCGATCTACGCCCAGCTCAAGCAGGGAGACACCGTCACCCTTGAAGACGGGCGCATCATCGACGGCACAACCCTCTGCGGACCAGAGCGGCCTGGGGTGAGCGTTGTGTATTGCACCGACACGGTGTTCTGCGAAGCAGCGGTCGACCTGGCCCAAGGCGCCGATTTACTGATTCACGAGTCGACCTTTGCTCACCAAGAATCAGAGATGGCTTATCAAAAAATGCACTCCACGAGCACGATGGCAGCTCAAACGGCGGCGGAAGCCAATGTTGGACAACTCGTCCTCACCCACCTGAGCCCCCGCTACGCCCACGGCAATGCGGTAACGCCTGAAGACCTTTTAAAGGAAGCCCAAGCGATTTTTCCAAACACCTGTCTGGCAAAGGATTTCCTCACTTTGGAGGTAAAACCGCGCTGCAACAGTTTGTGA
- a CDS encoding DUF3288 family protein, whose product MSDDSSQTHPLYATDRDEVDALLGHQGDPGPEHLTTAGRLFMRYGDFPGAEDIKQDLGKVISSWGLDRSGLNTKCREIWSSGWRPGQKLDAEVGSGADVDDRDS is encoded by the coding sequence ATGAGTGACGACTCAAGCCAGACCCATCCTTTGTATGCCACGGACCGCGATGAAGTGGATGCTCTTTTGGGACATCAAGGTGATCCAGGGCCAGAGCATCTAACGACTGCGGGGCGATTGTTCATGCGCTACGGCGATTTCCCTGGAGCGGAAGACATCAAGCAAGATCTTGGGAAAGTGATCTCTTCTTGGGGGTTGGATCGCAGCGGTTTGAATACAAAATGCCGCGAGATTTGGTCCAGTGGCTGGCGTCCTGGGCAGAAGCTTGACGCGGAGGTGGGTTCAGGCGCGGATGTGGACGATCGCGACAGTTGA
- the rplU gene encoding 50S ribosomal protein L21 encodes MADSKTAAKAAPETSDAYAIVEASGTQIWLQTNRYYDLDRLQADVDETLKLDNVLLVKDSKGTTLGQPYVKDASVELKVMAHRRGPKVIVYKMRPKKKTRRKNGHRQELTRVMVQSISVGGKAIG; translated from the coding sequence ATGGCTGACTCGAAAACTGCGGCAAAGGCCGCCCCGGAAACCAGTGATGCATACGCCATCGTTGAGGCTTCCGGTACACAGATTTGGCTTCAAACAAACCGGTATTACGACCTGGATCGGCTCCAAGCCGACGTGGATGAAACCCTGAAGTTGGACAACGTCCTGCTGGTAAAGGATTCCAAGGGCACCACGCTCGGTCAGCCCTACGTGAAAGACGCCAGTGTTGAGCTGAAGGTGATGGCCCATCGCCGTGGCCCCAAAGTGATCGTTTACAAAATGCGCCCGAAAAAGAAAACACGGCGCAAGAATGGTCATCGTCAGGAACTCACCCGTGTGATGGTTCAGTCCATCTCCGTAGGTGGCAAAGCCATCGGCTAA